In the Flavisolibacter tropicus genome, one interval contains:
- a CDS encoding efflux RND transporter periplasmic adaptor subunit, translated as MKKHRLVVWMVLSLAVVTLSGITLFKKNENNTILLTTKPSFGSISKTVTATGTLQPVDTVAVGAQVSGTIKNIYVDFNSVVRKGQLLADLDPVLLLSQERQIAANHQQAKSNLEYQSANYYRQLELFNAGAISKADMETATYQYQAAGDNLNSNAAQLSEAQKNLSFTHIYSPIDGTVLSRNISVGQTVASSFNTPTLFSIANDLTQMQVRASVDEADIGSVQKGEKASFTVDAYPDETFYGMVQEIRLEPAVTANVVTYTTIIEVNNASRKLKPGMTANINIITQEQDHVLLVPLLATQFTPDPSQLKKYRIVPLVIHTTQQKATFNNSHIKSSKNSESGNNAADIWIEKGDTLLEKQIQTGLSNDVQQAVINGLNTGDVVVTGIRLNKGNNKANKEERSPFMPTRGGRTGR; from the coding sequence ATGAAAAAACATAGGTTAGTTGTCTGGATGGTTTTGTCGCTTGCTGTGGTAACGCTTTCAGGGATAACACTCTTTAAAAAGAATGAAAATAACACCATATTACTTACTACCAAACCTTCCTTTGGAAGTATATCTAAAACAGTAACAGCTACAGGCACATTGCAGCCAGTAGATACGGTAGCTGTTGGTGCACAAGTATCTGGTACAATCAAAAACATTTACGTAGATTTTAATTCGGTAGTGAGAAAAGGACAATTACTGGCAGATCTGGATCCTGTATTGCTTTTATCTCAGGAACGCCAGATAGCTGCTAACCACCAACAAGCAAAATCCAATCTGGAGTACCAATCAGCTAACTATTACAGGCAGCTGGAATTATTCAATGCAGGCGCAATAAGCAAAGCAGATATGGAAACAGCTACTTACCAGTACCAGGCGGCAGGGGATAATCTGAATAGTAATGCGGCGCAATTGTCAGAAGCACAAAAAAATCTCTCTTTTACCCACATTTATTCGCCTATTGACGGAACGGTCTTATCGCGGAATATTAGTGTTGGCCAAACAGTAGCATCAAGCTTCAATACGCCTACTTTGTTTAGTATCGCCAATGACCTTACACAAATGCAGGTCAGAGCATCAGTCGATGAAGCAGATATAGGTTCTGTACAAAAAGGAGAGAAGGCAAGTTTTACAGTAGATGCCTATCCGGATGAAACCTTCTACGGAATGGTGCAAGAGATACGATTGGAGCCAGCGGTAACAGCCAATGTGGTTACCTATACAACCATTATTGAGGTCAATAATGCTAGTCGTAAGCTAAAACCCGGCATGACAGCCAACATCAATATTATAACCCAGGAGCAGGATCATGTACTGCTAGTGCCTCTATTAGCAACTCAGTTTACCCCTGATCCTTCACAATTAAAAAAATATCGCATTGTACCATTGGTCATTCATACCACGCAACAAAAAGCAACCTTCAATAATAGTCATATAAAAAGTAGTAAGAATAGTGAATCAGGGAATAATGCAGCGGATATATGGATAGAAAAAGGTGATACACTTTTAGAAAAGCAGATTCAAACAGGGCTTTCCAATGATGTACAGCAAGCAGTAATAAATGGCTTAAATACAGGAGATGTTGTAGTCACAGGTATCCGTCTTAATAAGGGTAACAACAAGGCTAATAAAGAAGAAAGAAGCCCATTTATGCCTACAAGAGGCGGTCGTACCGGAAGGTAA